TGTATAAATGTTTTACTGCAATGTTGAATTTTTAGGAAGGCATCTTACATGCATGTTACATGCAGGTCACATGGTGATTCATAATCAATCTATAAAATCATAAAACTATTGTAGTTGCAATGTCATCTGAACTTGATTCTTTTCAAAATAAAACGAAGAAAGGAAAATATGCATCTGATAAATGATGCTTTCCATATTAAGTATCTAATTCATTTCTCTCCAATACAAATTCTTCTTTAACAATAGATTTGATTGAATATTCTAACATCTGTGGTCTTACATATGACCTCTAGTCATATTTTTGTACTGTCTAATCAGGATTTAAATTCTGACACCTAATTGTTAATTGTTCATGTACCTTGCAGAGTAAGGTATTCTGTTGGCTGGTTAACTGTTTATTTGATGCACTTGTTCATCTTTTTGAAATTAATTAAGTGCACAATATCTTTTGTGTGAAATTAAGGTCATGGAAGGTAATTTCCGTGCTTAGAGGCACATGATATCTTCAGCTGGTTATTTAATCATATCACGTGTCTGGAAGAATTTTATATGTATCCTCATGGGATTGCTGTTTCCATGTCTTTTGTTATGTGTGATGGGGGCACTATTCTTTTATTAGGGTGTAGATACTTCTTACTGCATTTGTTACTTTGGGTCCTAATGGTAAGTAATGGGTCTTCACTTAAGCTCATTCTTCTTTGGTATGGACCTTTTAACATAATTCATTTGATTGTATATTCTAACAGAGTTTTCTAGTTTATTTGTGAGATTTGGAGTAAACTGAGTTTGAGCAACTGTTTTTATACCAGATTCAAAACATTTATGAATGATAATTATACTTTATCATTTGATGAATTCAGGAATGGGGTCATATCTTTTAGAAGCTTTGAATGATCGATACAGCAAAAAGCTAGTACAGACATACAGTGTCTTTCCAAACCAGATGGAAACCAGTGATGTTGTTGTTCAGCCTTATAATTCTCTTTTGACTCTCAAGAGACTTACCCTTAATGCGGACTGTGTTGTGGTACTTGACAATACTGCTTTGAATAGAATTGCTGTGGATCGCCTCCATATACAAAACCCAACATTTGCACAAACAAACTCATTGGTATCAACAGTGATGTCTGCTAGCACGACGACGCTTCGCTACCCAGGGTATATGAATAATGATCTAGTTGGCTTGGTTGCATCTTTGATACCAACTCCAAGATGCCACTTTTTAATGACAGGGTACACACCCCTTACGGTTGAGCGGCAGGTTGGTTATACAATTTTTCATGTTATCTTAGCTTTTGGTAACTTTAAATGTATCTTGAATAAACTTGAATAAAACGATTTCTTAGTTTTCTAATTATATGTGTAATGACAGTGGTAGAGATAATTGGTGCATATATCAGACTGCTTGTTTCAAACACTGATCCTAAATAAGCAAAGATGCTCTGGAAGAATAATTCGATTATATAGTGAAAGATAAACATCTGATCTATGTGGAGGAACACTCTCCACaagaaataattataaaatgataacaTTCTGTGATGTAAATTAACAAATGTTATTATCCAAAATTTGTTGTCCATGCTAGTTGTTCATGATATTCAATGGTTGCTGGAATCATAACTGAGAAGAAGACGGAAACTAGCATCTACAATTTAGTTTTGGGATGTTTCAATAGTTGAGTTTACTGGGAAATATTTTGACTGTATTCTTTAGTCCTAAACACAGTAGAAACTAAGAAACCACGATACCATTGATCAAAATTATTGATAAATTGATTCTAATGTTATGTATTAAGGTTCTATGATGTATATAATGAATGCCTTGTCAATCTCCTTAGGAAAAACCAGTCCCAAAAATATGCCTCCCCATCTTGGAAACTTGGTGTAACATAGGAACTAGTTAACTTCTTATGTCTAATCACTTTCTCGTATTTAGAGTTAGGAGTTGTCCTTGCAAGGGTTTAGGAAATGCAATGCTTGTGATTAACTTGGGTTAGGATGAACCTTTGCAATAAGCCATGGTTATACCCAAAGACAAATTGGCATGCAATGCATTTATAAAATTAACTAAGAGTCAGATAAACTGCTGTCTAATGAATTATTGCATCTTCTGGCATTAAACTTGCAGCTTTTGATGAATTAGGTCCTTgataactcatatattttgatatatgatatatcTGGATTAGATAAAGTTACCTCTttgaaaatcaaaaacctaattgaATAGTTCTTAGTTGAAAAACTTATAGGACAAAAGTCTAGGAGAAAACTCAACAAAGTTCCCAAACTTTAAAAACTACATAAATATGTAAAATCATCTTAAAAAGCATGCATAAAATTGAATTTACAAAAAGTAGATCTTTGTTCATttatagataaaatttgagttcaATTCTCATCAGACTCAAACAATCATAAATTAGTCTTAGCTTACATGGGGATGCATCCCTGTCCTGGAACCTGATGTCCCTGTCCTATAGCCATTTCGGGGACGCCAAGGGGACATCCTCTTGCCGTCCTTGCTACACCAAAAATACCAAGAAACGCTAAGATGTCCCCAGCCATTTTGGGATGTCTCGCCTTCCTTGGGACAGCAAGGGGACGTCCCCTTGGCATCCTACCATCCCCAAAATGGCTAGCCGTCCCTTGCGGTTGGGAATGATTCCAGGCTTTATTTGCTTCTATTGGTCCATGGGGGGTCCACATGGACTTCTAAACTACAAAGGAACCCTGAAATGACACAAAGAgttaaaaccaaaacaaaacactaAACCAACAACCAGGACTGGTTGGGCTACCATTGGATGATCCACTTCTAGCAGAGGGTGATAGTGACTCAGATGGTTCTAAGTTCTTTGGATAGTGATAGCCCGAATGAGGCTTAGTTTCATAGGCTGTTGTATTTTGATGTTTGAGACTTCTGGATACATGTTTGAGACTTTTGGATATTGATAGGCCATGACTTTTTGATGTTTGAGACTGTTGTTATAACgctttattgaatttttttatgctGTTATACTACTGCTCTCATGATTTATTTacataatgatattgttgttaccAGTTATTGGAatatctccctctttccctctctctctctctctctataatgtATTAATATATTTTGGTAAATTCATATATACATTTAAAAATTTGTATATTGCCATCTCCTGCCGTACCCTAAAAATGGCCCTCTAGGGGATGTTCTGGAAACGCATCCCCTCCCGTCCTTGCCCCTCTCCTTGAAACGCTGTGGAACATAAATTACATATCTGTATTAATATTTTACATCGCCATCTCCTGCAGTACCCTAAAAATGGCCCTCTAGGGGATGTTCTGGAAACGCCTTCCCTCCCGTCCTTGTCCCTGTCCTTGAAACGCTGTGGAACATAAATTACATCTGTATTAATATTTTACAAATTTCATTTGTGAAAACCATGGGGCCAAAACAATTTTAACTTTATTCTATTTAAAACTAGAAAATATTTTTTCGTATTTATTAAAGTCTTATACTGCATTTGATTTCAAGTAATGTTTCAATTATATTATTTGTATGCCTAACAATCTAAAACATTGCTCTCTTGCATTTTCTGTTTAAAATGCAGTATAATAACTAACAATTCCGAAACATTACTTCCATATTATGTAATGTTTCAAGTAATATTATTCATGTTTATTGAAGATTCTTTAAATTATTTGAAGTCTTATTTATTGAAGGCTTATGGAAGCAATTTTTTCCCATTTGCTGACAATGGGAAATAAATGTTACGAGTCTGAGGCAATCACAAAAATATAAAGGGTTATTTGTATTTACTGAAGTCTTACACTGCATTTGATTTCAAGTAATGTTTCTCTGAATTTCAGAGGAAAGGTTTTACGGATGGCAAAAAAGTTTCCAGATTTTGGGCAATTTGGTGGACAGTTATTAAAATGTGttaaaataccaaaaaataaattaaacttgAAATAGTCATGTCTGGTAAGCTTGTCAAgaacaataataaaatctttatCTATAATTCTTGATTGTTAAATATTATATGAAGAGGCAATGATGTTACCTTCCAGAATTTTTTCATTAAGGCAAGCTACTCTGGAGCATGCTACAATAAATAATTTCACCAAGCAAAGGATAGAGTGccaaaattttccaaaattgaCAAAATCTCAGGCAGTAGCTTGTACAGTGCATCTGAAGATTAAACTACATTATAATAACTAACAAGTCTGAAATACTATTATCACATGTTTGCACTTAGCATATACTGAAGATAGAAACAGCTAGAAGTCTAAGTGATAATTGCTCTACTGTATTTCTGAAGTCAATATTCTATTTTTAAATTACTTTTCTATTTCGTTCATTTCTGACATCCAGAGACCCTGACCTCCAGATTTTCACTACTTTTGGTGTTGGAGATGTTGAACTTCCTCAAGCAGATGCTTTTTCCCATCCAAAGATTCTTTCATCTGGGGGTTGTCTGGATTTCTATTAGTTGTTAGTTTAACTTTAGTTTACCTTGATTCCTTGTGTTTGTTCTATTCTCATATTTTACCTAAAGCACTAAAAATCTCAATATTCCTAATTCATGTATATTTTATATTCTTATATGGGAGATACTCTGACATGTCGAGGGCAATTAAGGGATGTGATGGCTTCTCTTGCCTTCCTGGGAATGCCAGGGCGTTTCCATTGTCTGCCAAAGAAGGGGATGCCCCATCCAGTTACAGAAATAGAGGGGATGTCCCATCCATTTACAGAAATAAAGGAAATGGGAGGGTGTGGCATCCCATTCTAATTCCACGGTCCCCAAAATGTCAATGACTGTTATGGGTAGCGAGGCCCTGGAGAACATCAATTTCAAGCCAGGAATGAAGTTGAAATAGAATTGTAAATTAGTTATGAGTTAGCATTCTCTATCTAATTCAGCAAGTATTTTATTTATTAAGTTTGATTTGCTGTACCATATAGATTTTATtgtgtatcaatttttcaatatgtcATGTACGGTAGAAATTACAGGGCTCTAGAACATGTCTAAGGCCCGAATTGCCTCATTTGTTTCTTGCCAAGgatgaagatgaaatataatgTTATTCTTATTTCAAACTAGTTCTCTTTCTTAGACAGTATTTGATAGCAATGCATactggtaatttattttaattgcATTTAGCAAACTAATTGTTTTTTGGTTCTATAGGATGCAATTCATTAAATATAAGTACTTGGTTTTTAGAGCTTGGTTGACATTTATTCTGAACTTATTCTGGTCTGCAGGCGAATGCTATTCGCAAGACAACTGTACTTGATGTTATGAGAAGGCTTTTGCAGGCATGAATAAAATTTCCCTCTTGTGATGGTTTTCTGTTCTTTTTGGAAAGTACTTTTTGGTAGCTTACAGATAACTTAGTTTCTCTGATGGTTCAGGCCAAAAACATCATGGTTTCTTCTTATGCTCGTACAAAGGAAGCAAGCCAAGCAAAGTATATATCTATCCTGAATATAATTCAAGGGGAAGTTGATCCCACACAGGTATTTCATTTATATTGAAAATTATTGTTTCTGAATGAGAGGCATGGGACCAATGTGAAAGCAAGTTGCTTGTAGGTGTAGGAAGCACTATGATATGAATTCATTGCATTATCTGCCACAGTATGTTTCATTCTTCGAGTCACATTCCTCTTACTAATGAACCATTTGGATATGTGGATATTCAGAACACAAACGTTCAGTAGTTTTGGATTAATATTGCTGATTGGCACTAATGCTATGCAGATACAATATTTCAGACTTGGAAGTTGCTCTTCACTAACTCTATATTTTGTGTGTAAAGGTACATAAAAGTCTTCAGAGAATACGTGAAAGGAAACTTGCTAACTTTATTGAATGGGGCCCAGCAAGTATTCAGGTGTGTTGTATTGATGGATACTTGAAATTCAGTTTTATTATTGACGTTGTATGATTGTATCTTTTTTttgaaattgacaaaaaggattCTTTTCAGGTTGCTTTATCAAGAAAATCTCCTTATGTACAAACTGCTCATAGGGTATGTTGCTCCTTATCATTGTTATCTTATGTAATTACTGATTTCTATAGCCTCTATGAATCATTCAAACACTTAACCTTGCATTTTATGGCTTGTGTCAACAATACTTAACTTCAAAAATCCTGTTTCAAGAGTAGACCACAAATAAAAGGTTCCATAACTTTTTACTCTTCTTGCATTCTTTATAACACACAGGTTAGTGGTCTTATGCTGGCAAGCCACACAAGCATTCGGCATCTCTTTAGCAAGTGTCTAAGCCAATATGAGAAGCTGAGGAAGAAACAAGCCTTTCTGGACAACTATCGGAAGTTCCCTATGTTTGCTGTGAGTATTCACCGCAGAGTTGTATATGATATGGAATTTAAGAATTTTGTATTCTATATTTGACAAAACCAAAATAGGTTTTTGAGATGGatctatttgattatttgataaacAATTTTTAGTTATCTAATGAACATATTTCTGAAATGTCTATTGCACATAAAATATTAACAATGGTAAATATTTCTTAGGAATGAAGTGGTTTGAACAGAGATAGAAGGGAGAATAAGTATTTAAATTATGAAATCATGGTTGATGGGGTGATTGTGTAATGGTAAAGTGGTGCATTTGTAAAGAGAATCACCCAATTTCAAATCTCAACATTGCAATAAGGATGTCCACAACTCAGCAGGAATGCAGGTGTAATAATACGTCTACAAACATGGCTTTTTCATCCTTGGTACTGGCCAGGACTCAGTGATGTTCCCAGTTACcctacacaaaaaaaataaaaattatgagtTCTTTTTCAGCATGAGATTTAGTAGAAATACTAAACTAGAGCAATTGTAAAATTTGAAAACTACAAATTTTAATGTGCAGTACCTAAATGTTTAACTTTTCTTTATATGTTCACATCAACAAATGTACCTAGCAAGTCAATGTGAGTATACTCTGAATCAGTGCTAAAAAGGGGATCAATGAAAACTTATGTGTAACAAATGTTTCTTGTGTGATGGTAAATTCAACCTGCGATTTGGTTCCTTTGACTTTCAGAAATACAGAGTTGGAATACATTTTTTCTACAATTGTATACTTGTTACTGTCTTGGATAGTCTTGAGAAAGTGTATTACATGCATGGTATTCAAATTTATGTCTTTTTATCATACTCGTGATAGATCTTTTATTAAAATAGGAATTAAATAGAGAAAATTCATCGAACACCTTTTGTATAATAAAGCCTTGACCTTCAAGTTAGTTTTGTCTTTTGACTGTGTACTAATTCAGTAAGGTTCTTCCGAAGccatatttatataaaataatataatttctaTGAATGATCACCTTGTCAATCAACTCTTAATAAACTTTACAAATGTTACTGACAGCTGAATATCATTGATATGGTGTATTCcaaagatgtaaatatcttaatcggaaataaatcttttggccgaaatttaaaaaaaaatcgggaattgggaaaaaattggcaataaatcggcaaaattatcaaacatttgaaaatatataatttcttaaaatattctaaaaaaacacATGTATACACTAAAAACTGTTATATATCAGATATCTTACTGTTATTAAATTTATAACAGTAATTACTAATTACTAATTATTAATCAATACAAATATATAACAGTTTAAtaaatttttgatgatagatttttattaccatttaaatttgacatgaaatttttattaaaaaaaatctcaCTTTAGTAACCAGAGCTATTAAATTTAAAAATGGCAACAGTTGCAGTGAGGTTGAGGAGGAACTGAATGGAATACGATTTATTACTGGTTACCAAACAATGTACtactaaatatttaatatatattatttttaagatTAATAACTTTCAATATTTTGAATTATCAACTTGTGATTTTTGTGGTTGAAAGTTGAAACTGTTTATACAGTATGTATTCAATTCTGTCATTTGAAGAACAAGAAAGAATACTTAAGTTTTAACAACAGATACCTGCAACATAATAGAATAAGACTGGAACAAGGTTGAATGCTGTTGATTATCATCGGGCATTAGCCATCGGGGGGGGAGGGAAGCCGCAATCGCGCGTTTTGACTAGCCAAAATTGCTCTTTTTATTTTCGCGCAacttttttttaatctatttagGGCTGTGACCTCTGTTTTTTCATCGTGTTTTGAAACTGCGATATTCTACATTTTAGTTGTGATTTTTGGTGTCTAAGAATGGCGATTCGTCTGCGATTTAAATGACGATTAAATCATTTGCCAGAATGACTCGTGAAAAATTGCGATTTAGGCAATTTTTTCACGATTTTTTCATCCTTGGTGTATTCacatattgtaatttgtttttctTGATGCTGAGCTTGTGTGAATTCAAATATTCTTGATTAAGCCTGTCTCATATAGCATGAAGAGTGTTCTTTGAACATGAATTTACTTATACGCTCAATTATATGGAAAATTTCAGACAGATACATAGTGTGGAAACAAGCTAGGAAGGAATTCTGCATGTGAGTGCCAAAAAACTGGTTTGGATGATGACTTGGGAATTCCAGTTCTACTAAAACACCATTCAAACAGAAACAAATAGATTAAATGAAAATAACAATGTGTATAATCCATTCCATAATAATGATTATCAGCGTTCCCTTGGCTTATGTAGATATTGATGCAAGT
The nucleotide sequence above comes from Cryptomeria japonica chromosome 11, Sugi_1.0, whole genome shotgun sequence. Encoded proteins:
- the LOC131068296 gene encoding tubulin gamma chain, producing the protein MPREIITLQVGQCGNQIGMEFWKQLCLEHGISKEGILEDFATQGGDRKDVFFYQADDEHYIPRALLMDLEPRVINGIQNSDYRNLYNHENIYLSDHGGGAGNNWASGYHQGGQVEEDIMDMIDREADGSDSLEGFVLCHSIAGGTGSGMGSYLLEALNDRYSKKLVQTYSVFPNQMETSDVVVQPYNSLLTLKRLTLNADCVVVLDNTALNRIAVDRLHIQNPTFAQTNSLVSTVMSASTTTLRYPGYMNNDLVGLVASLIPTPRCHFLMTGYTPLTVERQANAIRKTTVLDVMRRLLQAKNIMVSSYARTKEASQAKYISILNIIQGEVDPTQVHKSLQRIRERKLANFIEWGPASIQVALSRKSPYVQTAHRVSGLMLASHTSIRHLFSKCLSQYEKLRKKQAFLDNYRKFPMFADNDLSEFDESREIVQSLVDEYKACESPDYIKWGMEDRNRTLTGDGSSMGTLDSRLAM